Proteins encoded within one genomic window of Saccharopolyspora pogona:
- a CDS encoding ISL3 family transposase has product MPKASLWRALVGVDRRTVIEDVEFDEAAERVMVHVRPRKGGRGRCGRCGRWSWRYDRGEGRRRWRALDLGTIQVHLEAAAPRVRCREHGPTVARLPWARHGAGHTLAFDDTVAWLAVRSSKSAVCELMRIAWRTVGAIVARVWADAETQSDRFGGLRRIGIDEISYKKHHRYLTVVVDHDTGRLVWAAPGRDSATLNRFFDALGERRAAEITHVSADAAQWIADTVARRAPKAIRCADPFHVVAWATEALDAERRRAWNDARALARTEGTRRRGRPATDSPARPGHEKAKKLKDSRYALWKNPEDLTENQQAKLAWIATTDRRLYRAYLLKEGLRYVFTAKGEQGKQALDRWTSWARRCQIPVFVELAKKITKHRAPIDAALEHGLSQGLIESTNTKIRLLTRIAFGFRSPQALIALAMLALGGHRPTLPGRA; this is encoded by the coding sequence GTGCCGAAGGCCAGTTTATGGCGTGCTCTGGTGGGCGTCGACAGGCGCACGGTGATCGAGGATGTGGAGTTCGACGAGGCCGCGGAACGGGTGATGGTGCACGTGCGCCCGCGCAAGGGCGGGCGCGGCCGTTGCGGCCGGTGTGGCCGCTGGTCCTGGCGGTATGACCGGGGCGAGGGACGGCGCCGGTGGCGGGCCCTGGACCTGGGCACCATCCAGGTCCATCTCGAGGCCGCCGCGCCGCGGGTGCGCTGCCGGGAGCACGGGCCCACCGTGGCGCGGCTGCCGTGGGCGCGTCATGGCGCCGGGCACACCTTGGCTTTCGACGACACGGTGGCGTGGCTGGCGGTGCGCTCCTCGAAATCGGCGGTATGCGAGCTGATGCGCATCGCCTGGCGCACCGTGGGTGCGATCGTGGCCCGGGTGTGGGCCGACGCCGAAACCCAGAGTGACCGGTTCGGTGGGTTGCGGCGGATCGGGATCGATGAGATCTCCTACAAGAAGCATCACCGCTATCTGACGGTGGTGGTGGACCACGACACCGGGCGGCTGGTGTGGGCCGCGCCGGGGCGCGATTCCGCGACGCTGAACCGGTTTTTCGACGCCCTCGGCGAGAGGCGCGCCGCGGAGATCACGCATGTGTCCGCCGATGCGGCCCAGTGGATCGCCGACACCGTCGCCCGCCGCGCCCCGAAGGCCATCCGCTGCGCCGACCCCTTCCACGTGGTCGCCTGGGCCACCGAAGCACTCGATGCCGAACGGCGACGGGCCTGGAACGACGCCCGCGCCCTGGCCCGCACCGAAGGCACACGCCGCCGGGGCCGCCCGGCCACCGACTCCCCGGCCCGTCCCGGGCACGAGAAAGCCAAGAAGCTCAAAGACTCCCGTTACGCGCTGTGGAAAAACCCCGAAGACCTCACCGAAAACCAGCAGGCGAAGCTGGCCTGGATCGCCACCACCGACCGCCGCCTGTACCGGGCCTACCTGCTCAAAGAAGGACTCCGGTACGTCTTCACCGCCAAAGGCGAGCAAGGCAAACAAGCCCTGGACCGCTGGACCTCCTGGGCACGGCGCTGCCAGATCCCCGTCTTCGTCGAGCTCGCCAAGAAGATCACCAAACACCGCGCCCCCATCGACGCCGCCCTCGAACACGGCCTCTCCCAAGGACTCATCGAATCCACCAACACCAAAATCCGCCTGCTCACCCGCATCGCCTTCGGATTCCGCAGCCCCCAAGCACTCATCGCTCTCGCCATGCTCGCCCTCGGCGGCCACCGACCCACCCTCCCCGGACGCGCCTAA
- a CDS encoding reverse transcriptase domain-containing protein, whose amino-acid sequence MNTDELEAALFRAERRVLEIQSKLHRWAMDDSHRRFDDIFNLVADPSFLLVAWDRVRGNKGAGTAGVDGRTAASIEAGQGTEEFLGELRSSLKNRTFRPLPVRERMIPKANGKSRRLGIATIRDRVVQASLKLVLEPIWEADFLPCSYGFRPNRRAHDAVAEVRYLASHSYEWIVEGDIKACFDEISHSALMDRVRLRVGDKRVLALVKAFFKAGILGEDRVLRDIDAGTPQGSLCAAEHKRPYEQRRVMRSAGRHGLVTAVLGGRSLRITRIL is encoded by the coding sequence GTGAACACCGACGAACTGGAAGCCGCCCTGTTCAGGGCGGAACGCAGGGTACTGGAGATCCAGTCGAAGTTGCACCGTTGGGCGATGGACGATTCTCATCGCAGGTTTGACGACATCTTCAACCTTGTCGCCGATCCCAGCTTCCTGCTGGTGGCCTGGGATCGTGTGCGGGGCAACAAGGGTGCTGGCACGGCCGGAGTGGATGGGCGCACCGCGGCATCCATCGAGGCCGGGCAGGGAACCGAGGAATTCCTCGGTGAGCTGCGGTCCTCGCTGAAGAATCGCACCTTCCGCCCCCTGCCGGTGCGTGAGCGCATGATCCCGAAGGCGAATGGAAAGTCACGCCGTCTGGGCATCGCCACAATCCGGGACAGGGTGGTCCAGGCATCCTTGAAACTGGTGTTGGAGCCGATATGGGAGGCCGATTTTCTCCCATGTAGTTACGGCTTTCGCCCGAACCGTCGGGCACATGACGCCGTGGCCGAGGTGCGCTACCTCGCGTCCCATTCGTATGAGTGGATCGTGGAGGGCGACATCAAAGCTTGCTTCGACGAAATTTCGCACTCGGCCCTCATGGATCGGGTGCGGTTACGCGTCGGGGACAAACGGGTCCTGGCCCTGGTGAAGGCGTTCTTCAAGGCGGGCATCCTCGGTGAGGATCGGGTCTTGAGGGACATCGACGCCGGTACTCCGCAGGGCTCTTTATGCGCAGCTGAACATAAACGGCCTTATGAACAGCGCCGGGTTATGCGCAGCGCTGGCCGGCATGGCCTGGTGACAGCGGTTTTGGGGGGTCGATCACTGCGCATAACGCGGATCCTCTGA
- a CDS encoding glycerate kinase codes for MGGVVVALDSFKGSLDAARATAAVARGLRRHHSSPSVHERPVAEGGEGTLAALAAAGFTHVPVEAMDPLGRCVTTGYVHREGVAVVELADVSGLARLPEGGPTPATAAASSTYGTGQVISAALDAGHHTIVVGLGGEECSEPVDRRGRGVPSQ; via the coding sequence ATGGGCGGGGTGGTCGTGGCTCTCGATTCGTTCAAGGGCTCCCTCGACGCGGCACGGGCCACGGCGGCGGTCGCGCGCGGCTTGCGCCGTCACCACTCGAGTCCCTCCGTTCATGAACGTCCGGTCGCCGAGGGCGGTGAAGGGACCCTCGCCGCGCTCGCGGCGGCGGGCTTCACCCACGTCCCGGTTGAGGCGATGGACCCGCTCGGCCGGTGCGTAACCACCGGATACGTCCACCGAGAGGGGGTCGCGGTCGTGGAGCTGGCCGACGTGTCGGGCCTTGCCCGGCTACCGGAAGGTGGCCCCACTCCCGCCACGGCGGCGGCCTCGTCCACCTACGGCACCGGCCAGGTGATCTCCGCAGCGCTCGACGCGGGGCACCACACGATCGTCGTCGGTCTCGGCGGCGAGGAATGCTCGGAACCTGTGGATCGGCGGGGAAGGGGCGTACCTTCCCAGTGA
- a CDS encoding LysR family transcriptional regulator — protein MDVRQLECFLAIVEHNGFGRAAHALHIAQPSLSQTIAGLERELGVQLFHRIGRGVVLSNAGTELIEPASQVLRDMRTARATMDSLKGVQRGRVELVTISSAGIEPLGTLTRLFTQCHPGVTVAADAAFTPEEVVQKVKQGSCELGLVGAQEDVQAPGVDVLPLEAQDFVLVGAADTDFPSGNPIQRSALVGARLIVSPPGSLMRQIVDEVLASGTDLEIVAEVAHRTSILPLVMQGIGVAVLPSAWAPMARRLGALVARIAPPTQLHISLLSRQAPLTPAAQAFLAVARSYRPGSYIDAEQLS, from the coding sequence ATGGATGTGCGGCAACTCGAGTGCTTCCTAGCGATCGTCGAACACAACGGGTTCGGCCGGGCAGCGCACGCACTGCACATCGCCCAGCCCTCGCTGTCGCAGACCATCGCCGGTCTCGAGCGAGAACTGGGCGTCCAGCTGTTCCACCGGATCGGTCGCGGCGTGGTTCTCAGCAACGCCGGGACCGAGCTGATCGAGCCTGCTAGCCAGGTCCTCCGGGACATGCGCACGGCTCGAGCGACGATGGACTCGCTGAAGGGAGTGCAGCGCGGCCGGGTCGAACTCGTCACGATTTCCTCCGCCGGGATCGAACCCCTCGGCACACTGACTCGCCTGTTCACCCAGTGCCATCCGGGCGTCACGGTCGCCGCGGACGCCGCCTTCACCCCAGAAGAAGTCGTGCAGAAGGTCAAGCAGGGCAGCTGCGAGCTCGGTCTGGTCGGCGCACAGGAGGACGTGCAGGCCCCCGGAGTCGACGTGCTCCCGCTCGAAGCCCAGGACTTCGTCCTCGTCGGCGCGGCCGACACCGATTTCCCCAGCGGCAACCCGATCCAGCGGTCGGCGCTGGTCGGCGCGCGGCTGATCGTCTCGCCGCCCGGAAGCCTCATGCGGCAGATCGTCGACGAAGTGCTGGCCTCCGGCACGGACCTGGAGATCGTCGCGGAGGTGGCCCACCGCACCTCGATCCTCCCGCTGGTGATGCAGGGCATCGGGGTCGCGGTCCTCCCGTCAGCCTGGGCACCGATGGCACGCCGACTCGGGGCATTGGTCGCCCGGATCGCCCCACCGACCCAACTGCACATCTCCCTGCTCAGCCGACAGGCCCCACTGACACCCGCAGCACAGGCCTTTCTCGCCGTGGCTCGCTCTTACCGCCCAGGCAGCTACATCGACGCTGAACAGCTGTCATAA
- a CDS encoding tartrate dehydrogenase, whose amino-acid sequence MSTPPTNRTFKIAAVPADGVGAEVVAAGRTVLDTLAEASGGAFSFAWTEFPWGCDYYKKTGRMMDDDGLAALEEFDAIYFGAVGWPSVPDHISLWGLRLRICQNFDQWANIRPVHFHPGITPPLRKADDTPLGWVVVRENSEGEYAGLGGRNLSGRGPGNEVAVQTALFTEQGCERIIRFAFELARTRPHKKVSSVTKSNAQQYGMVLWDETFARVAKDYADVETESVLVDAMSAKFVLHPEDLSVVVASNLNADILSDLGSALAGSLGLAASANLNPERRFPSMFEPVHGSAPDIAGRGLANPIGAIGSAALMLDHFDLADDAARLRKAIEATTGAGITTPDVGGTATTDQVISSIIENL is encoded by the coding sequence ATGTCAACACCGCCCACAAATCGCACGTTCAAGATCGCGGCCGTCCCGGCCGACGGTGTTGGGGCCGAGGTCGTCGCTGCCGGGCGGACCGTCCTCGACACCCTGGCCGAAGCATCCGGCGGCGCGTTCAGCTTCGCCTGGACAGAATTCCCCTGGGGCTGCGACTACTACAAAAAGACCGGCCGAATGATGGACGACGACGGTCTCGCTGCGCTCGAGGAGTTCGACGCGATCTACTTCGGCGCCGTCGGCTGGCCGTCCGTCCCCGACCACATCAGTCTCTGGGGGCTGCGGTTGCGCATCTGCCAGAACTTCGACCAGTGGGCCAACATCCGCCCAGTTCACTTCCACCCGGGCATCACTCCGCCACTTCGCAAGGCCGACGACACCCCGTTGGGCTGGGTCGTCGTCCGCGAGAACAGTGAAGGCGAATACGCGGGTCTCGGCGGACGCAATCTCTCCGGTCGCGGCCCCGGCAATGAAGTCGCCGTCCAGACGGCGCTGTTCACAGAGCAAGGCTGTGAACGGATCATCCGCTTCGCCTTCGAGCTCGCCCGCACCCGGCCGCACAAGAAAGTCTCCTCAGTGACCAAGAGCAACGCCCAGCAGTACGGAATGGTGCTCTGGGACGAGACTTTTGCCCGCGTCGCGAAGGACTACGCCGACGTCGAGACCGAAAGTGTGCTCGTCGACGCCATGTCGGCCAAGTTCGTCCTCCACCCCGAAGACCTATCGGTCGTCGTCGCCTCCAACCTCAATGCCGACATCCTCTCTGACCTAGGCTCCGCGCTCGCCGGAAGCCTCGGTCTCGCCGCCAGCGCGAACCTCAACCCAGAACGCCGGTTCCCTTCGATGTTCGAGCCTGTCCACGGCTCGGCCCCCGACATCGCAGGCCGGGGGCTGGCCAACCCGATCGGCGCCATCGGCAGCGCCGCGCTCATGCTCGACCACTTCGATCTGGCCGACGATGCAGCCCGGCTGCGCAAGGCCATCGAAGCCACCACAGGCGCGGGAATCACCACACCTGACGTGGGTGGGACGGCCACCACCGACCAGGTCATCAGCTCGATCATCGAGAACCTCTGA
- a CDS encoding MarR family winged helix-turn-helix transcriptional regulator produces MDPRVDQLREDIVLFNRRIRTTNSAHHLTPTQLQALGHIDRLGPLSARELADVEMVAPQTIARTVAFLAEHDLVSREADPADGRAVLVSVSPAGRRMLEEDRGKRSNWLSEVMDERCTTVEKELLFLAGDLLRRLAKAEASPASDQR; encoded by the coding sequence GTGGATCCACGTGTAGATCAACTCCGAGAAGACATCGTGCTGTTCAACCGCAGGATCAGGACGACGAACTCCGCCCATCACCTGACTCCCACGCAGCTGCAGGCGCTAGGACACATCGACCGCCTCGGTCCGCTCAGCGCGCGTGAGCTCGCCGACGTCGAAATGGTCGCGCCGCAGACCATCGCCCGAACCGTCGCCTTTCTGGCGGAGCATGACCTGGTCTCGCGGGAGGCGGACCCCGCCGACGGCCGGGCGGTTCTTGTCAGTGTCAGCCCGGCAGGGCGCCGGATGCTCGAGGAGGACCGGGGCAAGCGGAGCAACTGGCTCAGCGAAGTGATGGACGAACGGTGTACTACCGTCGAGAAGGAACTGCTGTTCCTCGCCGGCGACCTGTTGCGCCGGTTGGCCAAGGCGGAAGCCTCGCCCGCGAGCGACCAACGATGA